A portion of the Pseudorasbora parva isolate DD20220531a chromosome 1, ASM2467924v1, whole genome shotgun sequence genome contains these proteins:
- the LOC137084746 gene encoding adhesion G-protein coupled receptor G5-like yields MKQNQKTVRMWMIICLLFSLGLATTENDRDFKMCGTWRHGNKSRNLKYDLRTGCSKIEISANESTLSVRGSITAKCTQSSSIQLYSNPLQNQSHFCVIWEPLLDLLIVEVNGKNHILCEPKGLQGTCCTDLSQGKIENAGLFGIVNGSIHGDIIRYAVMELYTFEGDSINCKEKFCDEASQKSRGPNMIENAVMKSNTKGRVDLPCAQSTVIEMEDGFTGLNITLPAPRTVAPNMIPSVYLPSCLKSKSRIKSKVVCTYYKEQKLFQGGKSDSTLLGDIVGLSVENEIIQNLPEPVKIRFHHLPLPANCSGRCVSWDTRKDNEVNWRYEGCATVKINEGETECHCNHLTYFAILVQVEQKATVRHLEALTFITAVGCALSLVSCLVLFYWLCKRRIGKKNQTSLVHRGLVVAIFILCLFFILTGTMANVGNKTVCEITGALLHYSLLSTLCWMAMEVFHTFLLVRKVFSSTPPPWVFYLGGFGLPALLVGMLLSIGEIYGERKIVPSENVNGPYHMCWMLENDNSRLAHYIINIGLLAVVVSSGAVMLFLVVREIRNRPDWKKIHVAFLSIWGLTCLFGTTWGLGFLDFGPLSEVTLFLFCIINSLQGFFLMLRYYALERMKKKDDSSSDRSSSGSSKQHMLQTHEKS; encoded by the exons ATGAAGCAGAACCAAAAGACTGTAAGAATGTGGATGATCATCTGTCTTTTGTTCAGTTTGGGTCTAG CAACAACAGAGAATGACAGAGACTTTAAGATGTGTGGAACATGGCGCCATGGCAACAAATCCCGAAATCTGAAATATGACTTGAGAACAGGCTGTAGTAAAATAGAGATTTCAGCCAATGAAAGCACACTCTCTGTTCGGGGCAGTATCACAGCGAAGTGCACACAATCTTCATCCATTCAGCTATATTCAAACCCTCTTCAAAATCAAAGTCATTTCTGTGTGATCTGGGAGCCGCTGCTGGACCTACTTATAGTGGAGGTGAATGGAAAAAATCACATTCTGTGTGAACCAAAAGGCCTTCAAGGAACCTGCTGTACTGACCTCTCACAAGGGAAAATAGAAAATGCTGGTCTGTTTGGTATTGTGAATGGCAGCATCCATGGTGATATCATCAGGTATGCTGTCATGGAACTATATACATTTGAAGGGGATTCAATCAACTGCA AGGAGAAGTTCTGTGATGAGGCAAGTCAAAAGTCCAGAGGACCAAACAT GATAGAGAATGCAGTGATGAAATCCAATACAAAAGGCCGTGTGGATCTACCTTGTGCTCAGAGCACAGTTATTGAGATGGAAGATGGCTTCACAGGACTCAATATAACTCTGCCA GCCCCTCGAACTGTAGCGCCAAACATGATACCCTCCGTTTATCTTCCCTCCTGCCTGAAGTCAAAATCAAGAATCAAATCCAAAGTGGTGTGTACTTACTACAAGGAACAGAAATTATTTCAG GGGGGAAAGTCTGATTCAACTCTTCTGGGTGACATAGTTGGACTCTCTGTGGAGAATGAGATCATCCAAAACCTCCCAGAACCTGTCAAAATACGGTTCCATCACCTTCCCTTACCA GCTAACTGTTCTGGAAGATGTGTTTCATGGGACACCAGAAAAG ACAATGAAGTGAATTGGAGATATGAGGGTTGTGCGACAGTTAAAATCAATGAGGGAGAGACAGAATGTCACTGCAATCACCTTACATACTTTGCTATTCTTGTG CAAGTGGAACAGAAGGCTACAGTTCGTCATCTAGAAGCTCTGACGTTCATAACCGCTGTGGGCTGTGCCCTGTCTTTAGTCAGCTGTTTGGTTCTCTTCTATTGGCTCTGTAAACGCAG AATAGGGAAGAAAAACCAGACTTCCCTGGTACATCGTGGTCTGGTGGTGgcaatatttattttgtgcttGTTCTTCATTCTTACTGGTACAATGGCCAATGTAGGAAATAAAACAGTTTGTGAGATAACGGGAGCTCTTCTGCATTACTCATTGCTCAGCACCCTCTGCTGGATGGCTATGGAAGTGTTTCACACTTTCTTGTTAGTCCGCAAGGTGTTCAGCTCAACTCCTCCTCCATGGGTCTTTTACTTGGGGGGATTTG GTCTCCCAGCTCTACTAGTCGGTATGCTGCTCTCAATAGGAGAAATTTATGGCGAAAGGAAGATTGTACCAAGTGAAAATGTAAACGGTCCTTACCACAT GTGCTGGATGTTGGAAAATGACAACAGCCGATTGGCCCATTACATCATTAATATTGGCTTACTGGCTGTTGTGGTGAGCTCTGGTGCAGTCATGCTTTTTCTTGTGGTGAGAGAGATCCGCAATCGCCCTGATTGGAAGAAGATTCATGTGGCTTTTCTCAGTATCTGGGGACTCACCTGTCTATTTGGCACAACGTGGGGCCTCGGTTTCCTCGATTTTGGCCCTCTCTCAGAGGTCACCCTCTTCCTCTTCTGTATCATCAATTCCTTGCAAG GATTTTTTCTCATGCTACGATACTATGCCCTTGAGCGGATGAAAAAGAAAGATGACTCCAGTTCAGATAGGAGCAGTTCTGGATCTTCAAAACAGCATATGCTACAGACTCATGAAAAGAGTTAA